The following are encoded in a window of Psilocybe cubensis strain MGC-MH-2018 chromosome 4, whole genome shotgun sequence genomic DNA:
- a CDS encoding hypothetical protein (Uncharacterized protein C119.09c), whose translation MLLVQAEIPLIQWLVIAGHRQSPNRPVTFQRRQDKTFEFVLFRPIISSQPGLKYFYLSSLLMSRQTTIKLPALDLSAARAHVPLKSRARSGSIVKVEEVGERSVDEVLDRSAYANINADWVNAKGAWLIHVVLIILGKIIVDTVPGMTQQISWTLVNLMYQALSYLMFHWVTGIPFENDLHGGAYDDLTLWEQIDDGAQYTPAKKWLFCVPVALFLASTHYTNYNPWLFAINLTALIFVLIPKLPQLHRQRVRFMTDGASGMATPLTPSFPNSGRSTPTLDKPGPDLITEAHFR comes from the exons ATGCTGTTGGTGCAAGCGGAGATACCATTAATTCAGTGGCTGGTCATTGCGGGACATCGGCAGAGTCCGAACAGACCGGTCACGTTTCAACGGCGGCAAGACAAGACCTTTGAATTCGTACTCTTCCGTCCTATTATTTCTTCACAACCTGGCCTCAAATATTTCTATCTCTCATCGCTGCTGATGAGTCGACAAACGACAATCAAGCTACCGGCTTTGGATCTATCTGCGGCTCGCGCTCATGTCCCATTAAAGTCTCGCGCCCGCAGCGGCAGCATCGTCAAAGTCGAAGAAGTCGGTGAACGTTCTGTCGACGAGGTGCTCGACAGAAGTGCATATGCTAATATCAACGCCGACTGGGTCAATGCCAAAG GTGCATGGCTCATTCACGTagtcctcatcatcctcggCAAAATTATCGTCGACACGGTTCCAGGGATGACTCAACAAATAAGCTGGACATTGGTGAACTTAATGTATCAAGCG CTATCATACCTTATGTTCCACTGGGTAACTGGCATACCATTCGAGAACGATCTTCATGGAGGGGCCTACGATGACCTAACGCTGTGGGAGCAAATAGACGACGGTGCCCAATACACACCAGCAAAGAAGTGGCTGTTCTGCGTTCCGGTTGCCTT ATTCCTGGCTTCAACACACTACACAAATTACAACCCTTGGCTATTTGCAATCAATCTCACTGCCCTTATATTCGTGCTAATACCCAAACTCCCCCAA CTGCATCGCCAACGAGTGCGCTTCATGACCGATGGAGCATCTGGCATGGCCACACCTCTTACCCCAAGCTTCCCTAATTCCGGTAGATCAACGCCAACTTTAGACAAACCCGGGCCCGACCTCATCACCGAAGCCCACTTTCGATAG
- a CDS encoding UPF0428 protein CXorf56-like protein (UPF0428 protein CXorf56 homolog), producing the protein MPKVVSRSAVSSSTDAQPTASSAAALRVYYCICGEFILVIDKSLASLPRRKTDNAIIIRSKDSDDGKARVFKLNAVAEDPILLERSGGGHEKQYRFHCPRCSLKIGYQSTPPPVKTAPFLYILSGALTQMQGQVPPDAFDGENDL; encoded by the exons ATGCCCAAGGTCGTATCCAGGTCGGCCGTCTCGTCGTCGACTGACG CCCAGCCAACCGCGAGCTCAGCAGCTGCTCTGCGTGTCTACT ATTGCATATGCGGCGAGTTCATC CTTGTTATTGATAAAAGCCTTGCTTCTCTTCCACGTCGAAAGACAGACAACGCTATTATCATTCGCTCTAAAGATAGCGACGATGGGAAGGCAAGAGTCTTCAAGCTGAACGCCGTTGCTGAAGACCCAATCCTCTTAGAAAG GTCCGGAGGCGGACACGAGAAGCAGTATCGATTCCACTGTCCACGGTGCTCTTTGAAGATTGGATATCAAtcaacaccaccgccagTAAAGACCGCTCCCTTTCTATACATTCTCTCTGGAGCCCTTACGCAGATGCAAGGTCAAGTGCCTCCCGACGCATTTGACGGGGAAAATGACCTATGA
- a CDS encoding DNA replication ATP-dependent helicase/nuclease DNA2 — protein MAPTVEEEAAFMAQLMQGIDDDFWTAGPSPDPSPSKKKVATTDDHNITAFLENSENWDLDDFVPSPVKPPQEKSNASIPRPIPRLEFNQSPQNTKKPPLYIPDECTRCVVESVTETYVDSRWEKIVVANVLADGDRAEIHLLDDWYHTDIRIDDILNVIGAFSGSSSSNTRSIYITSRSNLLILHPDVLITATALSSAPQCRRRPLLSNMLRSTTEITPALIWGNMLHEVMQKCLLEQRWEEDFINSCIDDAIMGNLGDLVKLGLSEGIAKREVKDRAKGLPHFADKYLAAQPKSTAELTNTQSAAFNEPSLLAITDILEIEEDIWSPTYGIKGKVDATVLGTISDPSPSPFKSRVVTKTPLPLELKTGRILASMGHRAQTMLYTILLSERYGTHVQDGLLFYSQSENGEIVRIPRGRNEIRGLVNIRNELAAYMWRRIRKVEPRTQGPPDHECEQEEEYFLPAPIDDERECKRCYALDACMLFRKARPHHSDSSSTSFEPPIPTFLSSTFDAKTGHLTPTHTKFFTEWERLLALEEKDLVRFKRELWTLGAAEREKRGRCFSEMILVGDRLDNLEDKDSIPSGKERKIHRFTYVFRKSRPSATLINGHLTVGDAITVSVEPRLIALARGFILELEHDSVVVGVDHVLNIPGIKARLGREALPSPYNSTQAISTMEDTNVIFRIDKDELMGGMTRVRNNLAQLFYVDGDAKRLELVVDLRKPVFKSNDEFVKVSRQLHSKSALESDLQLNTSQLDAMDKVLSAEDYALILGMPGTGKTTVIAALIREFVARGKTVLLSSYTHSAVDTILRKVSGGDGRTLDAKGGAFNILRLGNVDKIHPELQKFSPVARRMATTVGQLEKQLMDAPVVATTCLSLDNPLFSRRKFDYCIVDEASQITLPTCLGPLKFADVFVLVGDHFQLPPLVKNPDARKGGLDVSLFRRLSEAYPESVVDLRFQYRMNEDIMMLSNKLIYNDRLQCGNDEVAKRSLVLRNKRFLGRLHVNAHNDDSAHIENSSNKVLCRGADVCWLEKLCDERCKAVFVDTDNLPAHESRVGDLVQNTTEAELVCQFIETLIRCGVDESQIGVISLYRQQVKILQNLLQERKGVEVLTADKSQGRDKDCVIVSLVRSNNEGNVGDLVKDWRRINVSFTRARSKLVIFGSRKTLEREPLLGQFFELMETQRWIQRLPSNAHTAHARILGGCTKVLAKRDGRQSDENILPEQTVGTEGHPTKKVKLDDTRSLKSSAGGVLKGRPILRDLVIAEV, from the exons ATGGCACCAacagtggaggaagaagctGCATTCATGGCACAACTGATGCAGGGCATCGATGACGACTTCTGGACGGCAGGACCCTCTCCAGATCCTTCGCCCTCCAAAAAGAAAGTTGCGACCACCGATGACCACAACATTACCGCGTTTCTCGAGAATTCTGAGAATTGGGATCTTGACGATTTCGTCCCTAGTCCAGTGAAACCTCCTCAAGAAAAGTCCAACGCGAGTATACCGCGGCCTATTCCAAGGCTCGAATTTAACCAGAGCCCACAAAATACGAAG AAGCCACCTCTCTACATCCCGGACGAATGCACACGATGTGTTGTTGAATCAGTCACGGAAACTTATGTTGATAGCAGGTGGGAGAAG ATAGTAGTTGCGAACGTACTAGCAGACGGTGACCGCGCCGAAATACACTTACTGGACGACTGGTATCACACCGACATTCGTATAG ATGACATACTGAATGTGATTGGAGCCTTCTCAGGCTCGTCCTCCTCGAATACACGTTCCATATATATAACTTCACGATCAAATCTTCTTATTCTCCATCCGGACGTCCTGATAACTGCCACTGCCCTGTCGAGCGCACCCCAATGTAGACGCAGACCTTTGCTGTCGAACATGTTACGTTCAACGACCGAGATTACACCGGCTTTGATATGGGGGAACATGCTGCACGAAGTTATGCAAAAATGTTTGTTAGAACAACGTTGGGAAGAGGATTTCATCAATTCTTGCATTGACGATGCAATTATGGGAAACCTAGGAGACCTGGTCAAACTTGGTCTTTCAGAAGGCATCGCCAAAAGAGAAGTAAAAGATCGGGCGAAAGGACTTCCGCACTTTGCAGACAAATACCTCGCCGCCCAGCCCAAA TCCACAGCTGAGTTAACAAACACACAGTCTGCGGCATTCAATGAACCGTCTCTCTTGGCCATCACAGATATtcttgaaattgaagaagacatATGGTCACCTACATATGGTATCAAAGGCAAGGTCGATGCCACGGTACTTGGGACCATCTCCGATCCATCTCCCTCACCTTTCAAGTCTCGAGTAGTCACAAAAACCCCACTTCCCCTCGAACTCAAAACTGGGCGCATACTAGCTAGCATGGGGCATCGTGCTCAAACAATGTTGTATACGATTCTACTTAGCGAACGTTATGGAACGCACGTTCAAGACGGTCTGCTATTTTATAGTCAGAGTGAGAACGGAGAAATTGTTAGGATTCCAAGAGGACGAAATGAAATCAGAGGCCTTGTCAATATCCGGAATGAGCTCGCTGCATATATGTGGAGAAGGATACGCAAAGTCGAGCCTAGAACACAGGGCCCTCCGGATCATGAATGCGAGCAAGAGGAAGAGTATTTCTTACCCGCACCTATTGACGATGAAAGGGAATGCAAACGATGTTATGCGCTCGACGCCTGTATGCTCTTTCGTAAGGCTCGCCCGCACCATTCTGATTCGTCATCCACTTCTTTTGAACCGCCGATACCGACATTCCTCTCGTCCACTTTTGATGCAAAAACCGGTCATTTGACGCCAACACATACAAAATTCTTCACGGAATGGGAAAGGTTATTGGCACTGGAAGAGAAAGATTTGGTACGATTTAAAAGAGAGCTATGGACACTAGGGGCAGcggaaagggagaaaaggggGAGGTGCTTCAGTGAGATGATTTTAGTTGGCGATCGACTAGACAATTTGGAAGACAAAGACTCGATACCCAgcggaaaggaaagaaaaatacaCCGATTTACCTACGTCTTCCGTAAATCAAGGCCCTCGGCAACTCTAATAAATGGACACCTAACTGTCGGGGACGCTATAACGGTTTCTGTGGAGCCACGGCTTATAGCTCTGGCTCGAGGATTTATTCTGGAACTAGAACACGATAGTGTTGTAGTAGGTGTGGACCATGTCTTGAACATTCCGGGGATCAAGGCAAGACTTGGGCGAGAGGCACTGCCCTCCCCCTACAATTCTACGCAGGCAATATCAACCATGGAAGATACCAATGTCATTTTTCGGATCGACAAAGACGAGCTCATGGGAGGAATGACGAGGGTGAGGAATAATTTAGCTCAGCTATTTTATGTGGATGGCGATGCAAAGCGGTTGGAACTAGTCGTAGACCTTCGAAAACCAGTTTTCAAGTCGAACGACGAGTTCGTCAAGGTCTCCAGACAATTACACTCCAAGTCGGCCTTGGAGAGTGACCTTCAGCTAAACACATCTCAGCTGGACGCTATGGATAAGGTTCTCTCAGCAGAGGACTACGCTCTTATATTGGGTATGCCTGGTACTGGCAAAACGACAGTGATTGCTGCTCTAATTCGGGAATTTGTTGCACGAGGAAAGACGGTCCTACTAAGCTCCTATACTCACTCTGCCGTGGATACGATTCTGAGGAAAGTTAGCGGCGGTGATGGGAGGACACTGGATGCAAAGGGTGGTGCATTCAATATCTTAAGGCTCGGAAATGTGGATAAG ATTCACCCCGAGCTACAAAAATTTAGTCCTGTAGCTCGAAGGATGGCAACTACGGTCGGACAACTCGAGAAGCAATTAATGGATGCACCTGTTGTTGCAACAACCTGTCTTTCGCTTGATAA CCCGTTGTTCTCTCGCCGCAAGTTCGACTACTGTATAGTTGATGAAGCATCTCAGATCACACTCCCTACCTGCCTTGGGCCTTTGAAATTTGCAGATGTATTTGTCTTAGTTGGGGATCACTTTCAGCTACCCCCTCTT GTCAAAAATCCCGATGCCCGTAAAGGTGGTCTGGATGTATCTCTGTTCCGTCGTCTGTCTGAAGCGTACCCGGAATCAGTGGTGGATTTACGGTTCCAATATCGAATGAACGAAGATATCATGATGCTGTCTAATAAACTGATCTACAACGATCGCCTCCAGTGTGGAAATGACGAAGTGGCAAAACGGAGCTTGGTTTTGAGAAACAAAAGGTTCCTGGGAAGGTTGCATGTTAACGCACATAACGACGACTCGGCGCATATTGAAAATTCATCGAACAAGGTGTTATGCCGAGGTGCGGATGTTTGTTGGTTAGAAAAGCTGTGCGATGAGAG ATGTAAAGCGGTATTTGTCGATACAGACAACCTTCCTGCTCACGAATCGAGGGTAGGAGATTTGGTCCAAAACACGACAGAGGCCGAGCTTGTCTGCCAATTTATCGAGACATTAATTCGTTGTGGAGTGGATGAATCGCAGATTGGCGTTATCTCACTGTATAGGCAACAAGTCAAGATCTTGCAGAATCTACTACAGGAAAGAAAGGGCGTAGAAGTTCTCACAGCAGATAAAAGTCAAGGACGAGATAAAGACTGCGTCATTGTCTCACTCGTCAGGTCAAATAACGAGGGCAAT GTTGGTGACCTCGTTAAAGATTGGCGGAGAATAAATGTATCTTTCACTCGTGCGAGAAGCAAACTGGTCATTTTTGGCTCAAGAAAGACTCTGGAACGCGAACCTCTTCTAGGGCAGTTTTTTGAACTAATGGAAACGCAGAGATGGATTCAACGGCTGCCATCCAATGCGCACACAGCTCATGCAAGGATTTTAGGTGGTTGCACCAAGGTGTTGGCGAAGAGAGACGGACGCCAATCGGATGAAAATATCTTACCAGAGCAAACTGTCGGTACCGAAGGTCACCCAACAAAGAAAGTCAAATTGGACGACACTCGTTCCTTGAAGAGTTCGGCTGGAGGAGTATTAAAAGGGCGCCCTATCCTTAGAGATTTGGTGATCGCCGAGGTATAA
- a CDS encoding Protein phosphatase inhibitor 2, which translates to MSEVFEERPVAPLPRSASLPKPKGILKNTPQSSNTGGHSLQWDEENLALTEIGKDSLMKITEPKTPYVRYNAETDEIEGDIPNLDLGYSASSPLHDHHPESPTMSVSPTGADTSGPSSRRTSISSNGRPGTSMSGRSGSGTSSRSTSFNLPNDARIAIRADSRSPGGEVEFEEEMDEETAAKHADFVRARGRHYSNEAEAMKRAAALMADDEDEESEIPPIPPLPSIRNQVDPDESDSMNESGTDASDVPQDGNVKVNGFSHHSGA; encoded by the exons ATGTCTGAAGTTTTCGAAGAACGTCCCGTtgctcctcttcctcgttcTGCGTCTctccccaaacccaaggGAATCCTAAAAAACACACCTCAATCTTCAAACACTGGCGGACA CAGCTTGCAATGGGACGAGGAGAATCTTGCTTTGACTGAAATTGGGAAGGACAGTTTGATGAAGATTACTGAGCCCAAAACGCCTTATGTTCGCTATAACGCTGAAACCGATGAAATCGAAGGAG ACATCCCGAACCTCGACTTGGGGTATTCGGCGTCGTCCCCCCTACATGATCATCATCCCGAGTCCCCAACCATGTCTGTCTCACCAACTGGCGCAGACACTTCTGGCCCATCTTCTCGCAGGACATCTATCTCAAGCAACGGCCGTCCTGGAACCTCAATGTCTGGAAGATCAGGGAGTGGCACTTCCAGCAGGAGCACAAGCTTTAACTTGCCGAATGACGCCCGTATTGCAATTAGGGCAGATTCGAGATCGCCAGGTGGCGAGGTCGAATTTGAAGAGGAAATGGACGAAGAAA CTGCTGCCAAACATGCGGACTTCGTTCGTGCTCGTGGAAGGCATTATTCTAATGAAGCAGAAGCGATGAAG CGCGCAGCTGCACTGATGgccgacgacgaggacgaagagtCCGAGATTCCACCGattcctcctcttccgaGTATCCGCAATCAGGTCGATCCAGATGAATCAGATAGCATGAACGAGAGTGGAACCGATGCCTCTGATGTTCCCCAAGACGGCAATGTCAAGGTCAACGGGTTCAGCCATCACTCAGGCGCATAA
- a CDS encoding Uracil phosphoribosyltransferase gives MSLFSVPGWTVPAAPVREQSLQLSKKRKRPNDQTRSIETASINVEKLMSKLADSYPEQTQKGKGITPKLQDKPPTKKQKRKHIGSTTDHISEQQAIKPIEKTKAAPPKSKKAGQHTDVHSVKDKKAKSKSNIDSSPSKPKTIPIQENESSKTGLTALQKAMRDKLDGARFRLINENLYKSDSQTAHQLMREDPQVFEEYHTGFRHQVLSWPTNPVEHYASLFSSYPPKTIIADLGCGDAALAKELLPKGLSVLSFDLVSDNKYVVEADVCTKIPLPGSEGSGDEQSSGEGQVVDVVVFALSLMGVNWLNSVREAWRILKPGGELHIAEVTSRFTDIEQFQNLLGSIGFRLKNIDDSRSSHFTLFEFVKVPRVNKSESEWNKLISKGGKRGDRAVPNKKTLVLERQSSPDPLQLTDTHILYVAYLVPMAASKLNILNHPLVNAELSKLRQESTSAKEFREGVETISLLLGYEATRTLEEISFNGQTPVANFTGSKIKPRIGLTPILRAGLGMTDALLKLFPTAPVYHLGIYREKVTLQPVEYYSKLPSTVPVDQVFILDPLIATGGTAIAAITMIADWGVPCKNVKLLSVLASEVGLKNVHAQFPDLEIWVAGVDNELTSEGIISPGLGDSGDRLYNTLRS, from the exons ATGTCTCTATTTTCTGTGCCCGGATGGACGGTGCCAGCTGCCCCAGTCCGTGAACAATCCTTACAACTGTCGAAAAAACGCAAGCGCCCAAATGACCAGACTCGAAGTATTGAAACAGCTTCTATTAACGTAGAGAAGCTTATGTCAAAACTGGCCGACTCTTATCCCGAACAGACGCAAAAAGGCAAAGGGATCACCCCAAAACTTCAGGATAAACCACCGACGAAGAAGCAAAAACGTAAACACATTGGCTCTACTACGGATCACATTAGTGAACAGCAAGCAATCAAGCCTATTGAAAAAACGAAGGCGGCTCCTCCTAAGTCAAAGAAAGCAGGACAACATACAGACGTGCACTCTGTGAAGGACAAAAAGGCTAAATCAAAATCGAATATCGACTCCTCTCCTTCGAAGCCCAAAACAATTCCTATTCAGGAGAATGAGTCTTCGAAAACTGGGCTAACTGCCTTACAGAAGGCGATGAGGGACAAGCTGGACGGTGCGCGGTTTAG GCTTATCAACGAGAACTTATACAAGTCAGATAGCCAAACAGCGCATCAACTGATGCGGGAAGATCCTCAAGTTTTTGAAGAA TACCATACAGGCTTCCGCCATCAAGTTTTATCGTGGCCTACAAACCCTGTGGAGCACTATGcttcccttttttcttcctatcCACCAAAGACCATTATTGCGGACCTTGGTTGTGGTGATGCGGCTCTTGCAAAAGAGCTTCTTCCCAAAGGCTTGTCCGTGCTATCATTCGATCTGGTATCCGATAATAAATACGTCGTGGAGGCCGATGTTTGCACCAAAATACCTCTACCGGGATCGGAGGGGTCTGGAGACGAGCAATCTTCAGGGGAGGGTCAGGTCGTCGATGTTGTTGTCTTTGCGCTGAGCTTGATGGGCGTCAATTGGCTTAACTCTGTCCGTGAGGCTTGGAGAATTTTGAAGCCAGG GGGCGAGCTGCATATTGCTGAAGTCACAAGTCGATTTACAGATATTGAGCAATTCCAAAACTTGCTTGGTTCCATTGGATTCCGGCTAAAGAACAtt GATGACTCACGGTCCTCGCACTTTACTTTGTTTGAGTTCGTGAAAGTTCCTCGTGTAAATAAAAGTGAAAGCGAGTGGAATAAGCTTATTTCAAAGG GGGGGAAACGAGGCGACAGGGCCGTTCCGAACAAGAAAACCCTTGTGCTTGAACGGCAGTCTTCTCCCGACCCCCTTCAGTTGACAGACACCCACATTTTGTACGTTGCATATTTGGTACCAATGGCAGCCAGCAAGTTGAACATCCTGAACCACCCACTCGTCAACGCCGAGCTCTCGAAGCTTCGACAAGAATCAACAAGTGCCAAAGAATTCCGTGAA GGAGTTGAGACGATCAGTCTACTTTTGGGGTATGAGGCAACTCGGACATTGGAAGAAATCTCGTTCAATGGT CAAACTCCCGTCGCAAATTTCACTGGCAGCAAAATTAAGCCCCGCATCGGATTGACGCCTATACTGCGGGCAGGACTGGGAATGACAGATGCACTG TTGAAACTCTTCCC TACAGCCCCTGTTTATCATCTGGGTATCTACCGGGAGAAAGTCACTCTGCAACCTGTGGAAT ATTATTCCAAGCTTCCATCCACTGTTCCCGTCGATCAAGTATTTATTCTTGATCCACTAATCGCGACAGGAGGCACCGCGATTGCTGCAATTACGATGATTGCTGACTGGGGTGTTCCAT GCAAGAATGTGAAATTGCTCTCCGTACTTGCGTCCGAAGTTGGGCTGAAGAACGTTCATGCCCAATTTCCAGATCTCGAG ATCTGGGTTGCAGGTGTTGACAATGAGTTGACTTCGGAAGGAATCATCAGTCCAGGCCTCGGTGATTCA GGGGATCGCCTCTACAATACCCTCCGAAGTTGA
- a CDS encoding Methylenetetrahydrofolate dehydrogenase [NAD(+)], translating to MVTAVARKGLLLKADPITAAFRDEVKSSLAACSRPPKLVGILATTAAPSSNYAEFTRKQCDELGVNFVLKKVGAAASPDLGEGEGVEEAIIEANEDPSIHGIMVYFPIFGAQQDHYLQQVVSPLKDVEGLHFKFHYNLYHNIRFIEPKSLLAPLPSLTQLPTVTETEEPPAGTVKSIIPCTPLAIVKCLEFVGVYNKILPYGDRAYGKTITVINRSEVVGRPLAALLANDGARVISVDIDSIQEYTKRPKLSPNDSSESVTAQRYHPRHVVHPSTLTLQECLAISDVVVSAVPSPTYKVKTEWLKDGCICLNVAADKNFEKDVRDKASIYIPAVGKVTIFMLLRNLLRLQQYQEL from the exons ATGGTCACAGCTGTCGCCAGGAAAGGCCTTCTGCTCAAAGCGGACCCCATCACTGCTGCGTTTCGCGACGAGGTCAAGTCGTCTTTGGCAGCTTGTTCGCGTCCTCCGAAGCTCGTTGGGATTTTGGCGACCACCGCCGCTCCGAGCAGCAATTATGCTGAGTTTACTAGAAAGCAATGCGATGAGCTAGGCGTCAACTTTGTATTAAAAAAAGTTGGTGCGGCTGCATCGCCCGATcttggagaaggagagggtgTGGAGGAAGCCATCATCGAGGCCAATGAAGATCCATCTATTCATGGGATCATG GTTTATTTCCCAATCTTTGGCGCGCAACAG GATCATTATTTGCAACAG GTTGTTTCTCCTCTCAAAGACGTCGAGGGATTGCACTTCAAATTTCATTACAATTTGTATCACAA CATTCGATTTATTGAACCCAAGTCTCTCTTGGCCCCTCTCCCTTCTCTAACCCAGCTTCCAACTGTGACAGAAACTGAGGAACCTCCAGCCGGGACAGTAAAATCCATCATCCCTTGCACACCATTGGCCATTGTCAAATGTTTGGAATTCGTCGGAGTGTATAACAAAATTCTCCCCTATGGCGACAGGGCATACGGAAAAACAATCACCGTTATTAATCG ATCCGAAGTTGTAGGCAGACCCCTTGCTGCTCTCCTCGCAAACGATGGAGCTCGGGTAATATCCGTAGATATCGATTCTATTCAG GAATATACCAAAAGACCCAAATTATCGCCTAACGATTCATCAGAATCAGTGACAGCGCAAAGATACCATCCCCGACATGTTGTGCATCCAAGCACTTTGACTCTACAAGAATGTCTGGCAATTTCAGATGTAGTCGTTTCCGCCGTTCCCAGCCCAACATACAAGGTCAAAACAGAATGGCTTAAAGATGGCTGCATCTGTCTGAACGTTGCGGCAGACAAGAATTTTGAGAAGGATGTCCGTGATAAG GCCTCCATCTACATTCCAGCAGTGGGAAAAGTGACTATTTTCATGTTGCTCCGTAACTT GCTACGCCTGCAGCAGTACCAAGAACtgtag